Genomic segment of Mycobacterium sp. 050128:
GAAAGTCTGTCGAGAATACCGGCCGGTACTGCCTTGGAGGCCAGCTCGTCGAGCGAGCCAATCCCGATCACGTCGAGCATGGCCTCGATGGCCTGGCTATCCGGCCCGATATGACGGGCGGCGAAACTGGACTTGTCGACCACGGGTACTCCTGACATCGGCAGAGGGACTATCGGCCCTCTCCCTCTGTCCTTACCCAGTCACGGGCGCCTGAGAGATTCGGCGCGTAGTCCCCCCAAGCGCCTTTCCCCATCGGCGGGTGGTCCGCTCGAGGCGGCACCGCTTTCCAGAGGCATCTTCACCTTGACGCGGTCCGGGTGCCTGAGAGGTTGACGGAGAGGTGTTGCTCCTTCGGCGTCCATGGCTGGCTGCCACAGAACTCTCCCGCGCGGGCGTGATGCGACGCCCAGTTTACCCGTCAGTGAAGCCCGGTACACGAAATCGCCCAACAATGCGTGTCGGGATAACCAACAGTGGGTTGCTAGCCGATTTTGCGGTCGCGATGCTTGCGCCGCGAGGCCAGCTCGTCCTCGGGCGCCGCAATCGACTCGCCGCCGTCGGCGCGCTCACCTGGGAAGTCGGCGATGACGCCGGTCAGCTCCCGCATGGCGCCCGAGACGGCGATGCCGAATACGCCCTGGCCGCCCTGCAGCAGGTCGACGACCTCTTCGGCCGATGTGCACTCGTAGACGGTGGTGCCGTCCGAGAACAGGGTGATGTTGGCGAGATCCTCGACGCCACGCTGACGCAGATGGTCGACGGCGACGCGGATGTTGTGCAGCGAAATACCGGTGTCCAGCAGCCGCTTGACGATCTTGAGAACCAGGATGTCCTTGAAGGAGTACAGCCGCTGGCTGCCGGAACCGGCCGCACTGCGAATCGACGGCACCACCAACGACGTGCGTGCCCAGTAGTCCAGCTGCCGGTAGGTGATTCCGGCGATCTGGCAGGCGCTTGGCCCGCGGTAGCCGACGAGCTCATCGGGTACCGAATCGTCAGGAAACAGGCCGGGCTGTACGGGGCCGGGGGCCACGGTGACGCTCGGTTCACCATTGCTTGCGGCATCCGCTTGGTCAGCAAGGTCCAGCTGTTCTTGACGTGGCTGGTCGCTCACAGTGAATCCTCTCGCCGATCGCGCTCTAGTCACTAGCTGCGTCCACTGGCTGCCTATTACAGCCGCGTTAGCCAAGGCCCGAGTGTTAGAGAGCTTACGCTGTCCTATCGCTGCCGCGCCTTAACTTGTCCTCAAAGTATGGGGGCCGTAACGGCAAGGGGCGTGCTATCCGTCAGGCGTGTCGACATCACAGTGTCAGATGAGACGGATCCGTGATGTCGGTATCCACCTTAATGCGGGATTTCCGGCCTAGGTGGCCTTGAAATCGTCGGGTGACACGCTGTCGAGAAATTCCTTGAATTTCTCCACCTCGTCTTCGCGAACAGCGGTGTTGGATTCCTCGTCACTCTCGTCCGGGATCAGCAGGCCGGCCTG
This window contains:
- a CDS encoding MerR family transcriptional regulator; translated protein: MSDQPRQEQLDLADQADAASNGEPSVTVAPGPVQPGLFPDDSVPDELVGYRGPSACQIAGITYRQLDYWARTSLVVPSIRSAAGSGSQRLYSFKDILVLKIVKRLLDTGISLHNIRVAVDHLRQRGVEDLANITLFSDGTTVYECTSAEEVVDLLQGGQGVFGIAVSGAMRELTGVIADFPGERADGGESIAAPEDELASRRKHRDRKIG